From Saccharibacillus brassicae:
ACCTTCCATAATGTCGATTCCCGCGCTCGCTTCCACGACCGCCGGCGCGTCGCCCGACGTGGCGTTCAACACCTGATCGACCCAGCTCTCCATGCCCGCCCCGTTATAGACGAGCAGATCCGCTTCGGAGATCTTGGCGATGTCTTTCGGCGTCGGTTCCCAATCGTGCGGCTCGGTTCCGGCCGGCACGAGCAGTTCGACGTCCGCGAGATCCCCGCCGACCTGGCGGGCGAATTCGTACATCGGATAGAAGCTCGCCTCGACCTTGAGCTTGTCCGCCGGCGCGGCGGCCTGCCCGGATGTGCCGCCGTTCTCCGCCGACCCGTTCGCCGGAGCCGTGCCGGCCGGCGCAGCCGCGTTCGACCCGCATCCTCCCAATACCAACATCAAACCCAGCAGCGAAGCGCCGACGGCGCTTGCGGTCTTCACGTTCTTTGTATTTCTTTTTGCCTGCATCTTTTTGTTCAGTCCTCTCCGTTCAAACGATCTGTTTAATCTCTTTTTTGCGGCTGCCGGTATTTGAAATACCGACCCGGCCGTGACGTTTCCGCCGGAACAGAAGCCCGACTTTTTGCAGCGCCGTCCCGAGCAGCAGCAGGGCCAGCAGAATCAGCGCGATCGTCCCGCCGGGCGGCATGTCGTAAAAGTACGACACGGTCAGTCCGCCGAATATGCCGATCAGCCCGACGACGACGGCGATGAAGATGGCCGACAAAAAACCTTGCGCGATCCGCAGCGCCAAAGCGGCCGGCAGCACGAGCAGCGCCGAGACGAGCAGCACGCCCACGATCGGCATGGCGGCGGCCACCGTCATTCCGGTCAATACCGAGAAAGCGATCGATAACGCGCGCACCGGCACCCCGCTGATCCCCGCAGTCTCTTCGTCGAAAGTCAGGTCGTACATCGGCCGCCGGAACACGAACAAAAACAAAAGGCCCGCGACCGCGGCGCTCCCGATCAACCAGAGCTGCGTCTCGCTGACGGCCACGATCGAGCCGAACAGATAGGCATTGAAGCTCTGGGACAGCGTCTTCCCGAAGCTCATCAGCACGACCGCAAGCGCCAGCCCGCCGGTCATCATGATCGCGACCGGTACTTCGGCATACGTGCGGTACCCGCGCCGCAGCCGTTCGATCAGCAGCGCCGCGACGACCGCCGCGACAAAGCCTCCGACGGAAGGATTCACGCCCAGCAGGGCGCCGGCCGCCACCCCGGCAAGCGATACGTGCGACAGCGTATCGGCCATCAGCACCTGACGGCGCAGCATCAGGTAGATGCCGAGCACCGGCGCGATCAATCCGATCAGCGCTCCCGCCAGAAAAGCGCGCTGCATAAATTCGTAAGCCAGCATAACCGTTACCCCTTTTCCCAGCGGTCGCCGGTCGAGACTTCGCTTGGGCGCGGCGAAGCTTCGACCGATTCCGTGTCGAACCGCTCCAGCGTAACGACCCGGTCCAGATACCGACCCGCTTCTTCAAGGCCGTGCGTGACCATCACGACCGTGACGCCGTGATGCCGCACCTGATGCCGCATCAGGCGATACAGCTCGGTGCGGCTGTTAACGTCCATGCCGGTCGTCGGTTCGTCCAGAATCATGACGTTCGGGCATTGGACGAGCGCCCGGGCGATACATACGCGCTGCTTCTGTCCGCCGGACAGCTCGCCGATCCGGCGGCTTCTCAGCTCCCACATGCCGACCTGCTCCAGGCTGCCCCGCACAAGCCGCTCTTCCTTCGCGCCGAGGCGGCCGAACAGCCCCGCCCGGGCGTGGCAGCCCGAACGCACCAATTCGATCACCCGGCTCGGAAAGCCGGAGTTGAACGCCGCCGCATGCTGCGGCACGTAGCCGATGACCGGCTTCTCTCCGTCGAACGCGGCCGCGTTCAGTTCGACGCTGCCGCTCCAGGGCTTGAGCAGGCCGAGCAAAATTTTGAGCACTGTCGTCTTGGCCGTGCCGTTGGGACCGACGATGCCCAAAAATTCGCCTTTGTGCACGTCGAGCGATACCCCGTTCACGACCGGCTTTTCCCCGTACCCGAAAACGACGTTTTGCATGGAAGACAAGATCATGCCGGACACCCCTTGCGTAATGATTACGATTTAAAAAGAGGCAAAAAAATTTGCCTCTTTCCGGTTTTCGTTTTTCCGTTTTTCCGTTTTTCCGTTTTTCCGTTTTAGCGTATTTTCGTTTTAACGCGTTTCCCGATGGATCGTATACTTTTTCAGTCGCGGGGAATATTTTTTCAATTCCAGACGCTCCGGATGATTTCTTTTGTTTTTCGTCGTTGTGTAGTTGCGGTCTCCGCATTCGGTACAGGCCAACGTAATGATGACTCTCATGATCGGAACCCTCCCCTTTTTTTGAAAGCGGCCGCATAACGGTCTGCATGCTGTGCCGCTTAATATCGTAATGATTACGAATAGTTGAAATTATACGGATTCGTTGATCTCTTGTCAACAGCGCTCGCGCCGTGACCCGCTGTTACCAGCTCGCTTTTTTGACGCCCGGAATCTGGCCTTTGTGCGCCAATTCGCGGAACATGATCCGGGACACTTTGAACTTGCGCAGGTAAGCGCGCGGACGGCCCGTAATCTCGCAGCGGCTTTTGAGCCGGGTCGGCGACGAATCGCGCGGCAGTTTTTGCAGGGCGGCATAATCGCCTTTTGCTTTGAGTTCGCGGCGCAGGTCGGCGTATTTCGCTACCATCGCCTCGCGCTGCTGCTGACGTACCACTTTGGACTTTTTGGCCATGTTTATCTCTCCTTCGGTAGGTTTGCTTTGGTAGGTTTGCTTCTATTGGGCCGATCGTTCCTCAGACCGGCAGTTCTTCGGCGACCGTCCACGGCAGCGGATTGTCGAACCCGCTCCAGTCCGCCGCCATCTCTTCTTCGCCCAGCAGGCACGCATCCAGCTCCCGCTCGATTTCTTCGCGCTGCATGTCGATCCCGATCAGCACGAATTCGTTGATCCGGTCGCCGCTGCGTTCGTCCCAGCCATCCGCAAGTTCCGGCTGCTCGGCGAACAGTTCCGCGCGTTCGCTCTCCGGCAGGCCCGCAAGCCAGCTTCCGGCCGGACCGAACTGGATCGAAGGCCCCGCCTGGCTGA
This genomic window contains:
- a CDS encoding metal ABC transporter ATP-binding protein, with translation MILSSMQNVVFGYGEKPVVNGVSLDVHKGEFLGIVGPNGTAKTTVLKILLGLLKPWSGSVELNAAAFDGEKPVIGYVPQHAAAFNSGFPSRVIELVRSGCHARAGLFGRLGAKEERLVRGSLEQVGMWELRSRRIGELSGGQKQRVCIARALVQCPNVMILDEPTTGMDVNSRTELYRLMRHQVRHHGVTVVMVTHGLEEAGRYLDRVVTLERFDTESVEASPRPSEVSTGDRWEKG
- the rpmG gene encoding 50S ribosomal protein L33, with the translated sequence MRVIITLACTECGDRNYTTTKNKRNHPERLELKKYSPRLKKYTIHRETR
- a CDS encoding metal ABC transporter permease codes for the protein MLAYEFMQRAFLAGALIGLIAPVLGIYLMLRRQVLMADTLSHVSLAGVAAGALLGVNPSVGGFVAAVVAALLIERLRRGYRTYAEVPVAIMMTGGLALAVVLMSFGKTLSQSFNAYLFGSIVAVSETQLWLIGSAAVAGLLFLFVFRRPMYDLTFDEETAGISGVPVRALSIAFSVLTGMTVAAAMPIVGVLLVSALLVLPAALALRIAQGFLSAIFIAVVVGLIGIFGGLTVSYFYDMPPGGTIALILLALLLLGTALQKVGLLFRRKRHGRVGISNTGSRKKEIKQIV
- the rpsN gene encoding 30S ribosomal protein S14, giving the protein MAKKSKVVRQQQREAMVAKYADLRRELKAKGDYAALQKLPRDSSPTRLKSRCEITGRPRAYLRKFKVSRIMFRELAHKGQIPGVKKASW